The Sabethes cyaneus chromosome 1, idSabCyanKW18_F2, whole genome shotgun sequence DNA segment TACCTTATCCATTACTAGGAAACTTACACCGCAAGAAAAATCATCCCGTCTAGAATGGATTTGTGCAAAAACTGATTCCCGAACCGGTTTTCAAAGTTTACCGGCTCCCAATACGGTAACATTAACACGATCCCTTCTTAAGCGAAGAATTTGAGCCATTCGATCTGTGATGAGATTTGGCTGCGATGCGCTGTCCAACAAAGCGCGAGCCAGATGCCAGATTTTCGGTAGCTGGAACTGAAGACTGGGCCGACGCGGTTGCTGCAGTAAGTTCGTCAGGTTGCGAATTCTCCGGTAGAGTAGAACTTGAAGCAGTTGCTTCGATGGTCCTTCGTGATCCGTCACCTTGTGTAGAATGCAGTAGAGTATGATGACGACGATTGCATTTATGACAACTGGAGTTGGATAAACAATTGCGAACCATGTGGCCAGTTTTCAAACAATTATGACAAAGTCGCTTGGATTGAACGAGTTGCTGACGTTCTCCAAACGTAAGCTGGTTGAACTTTGGGCATTTTATCGCCATGTGCGGTTGACCGCAAACACCACATCTTTCTGTGGGTTTGGATCCTACTGAATTTGCTGTAGAAGAGTAGGAAGACAGACGATATTGCGAGTGAAAGGGTCGCTTTGATGTGTTAGCTGGCGTAACAGAAGCAGGATTGGAAGCGTGGTTATGATTCACTGATATTGAATCCAAAACTCTGGTCCTTCTTTGGAGGAAATCGATTAAGCAAGTGTAATCAGGATTCTCTACAGTCGAGGCATGGTTTTCCCATTCTCGAAGAGTGCTGTCATGCAGGCGGGTACACAGAAGATACTCCAAAATTGTACCCCACGAACCGGTTCGCTCGCCCAGTTGATGAAGAATTTTAACGTACCGCTCGAACTCGTCTAGTAACCCATGTAACGTTGTAGCGGACTCCTTTTTCATGCACGGAATGTCGAAGAGTGCCTGCAGATGCCGTTTTTTAAGTAAATAATCGTTGGAATAACGCCCTTCTAATGTCTGCCAGGCCAAAGCGTAGTTGGCAGAGCTAATTCCAATCGATTCGATCAATTTAGCAGCTTCTCCCTTTACAGCGGCACGCAGGTAATGAAACTTTTGAATATCCGGAACTTCACTGTTGGAATGTATCAACGCTAGGAAAGTGTCGTGAAAAGCAAGCCACTGCTTATAATCACCATCGAATTCCGGAAGAGAAATTGTTGGCAACTTGATACCCGAGAGAGTGGAGGAAGACCGAGAGGGCTGAGGGCTCTGACTAGCAGGAACAGAAGGCAATTTCGAAATTAGACTGGCTTTTATTGCGAAGAGACGGGATTCAAAATCGGCACGCGCCGCTGCATGCTCCGCTTGACCCTCTGGACTGGCTTCAATGTCCTCTAATTGAGCCTGCACGGCCTCTAAGTTATCCCATATTCCGGAAAGGTATTGTAACCTTAATGTTACCTGCGTTTGGTCTCGTTGAACGTCGAAATCAGCATCAAAAGCCTCTGCCCGACCCAGCGATGCTAGCAGCGTAGATCTCCGGGAACGCAGCTGCCTTTCTAGTGGTTGGACCGCCATGTTGATGAGCGGCACGATGAATTAAACTGGATATGAAACAGCCGAACGACCTGTAGAACGAAAGACCACAAGTAGACCCACAAAAGGGtagaaaaatgcttggaaaggtGCTCACCTTTGCCAAGGCTAATTATGCCTTGTATAAATTTCAGCCAACAGGAACAAATACGAATACCGGATTCACCGGTTCGAATAGCAGGATGCAGAAAAGCCAAGAAATTCCACAGCACAATGAAACTGGAACTACAGCTCgttgaaaatttcgaaaaatccTCCGAATTTGTCGTATCAGGTAGAAAAGCGTTAATTCCCACAGCTTGGGACGCCACAGCAAAATAATGGTCGTATTGTAGTCCTATTGTTGTCCAGATCGATGAAAACGTCACTTTGTATTATGAACAATGGTGATTCGTAGTATAATAGCACTTTGTAGCAGGAACAATGATGCCTCGTGGCGGGAACAATAGCACTTTATATCAGGAACAATGGAACTTTGCAACAGGAACACTAGCAATGTATGCCAGCCGATGCCAGCAGAACAATCAGGAACAGTACCGATCCACGTGAAGCATGAAAGAACAAAAGCAGAATCTAAAGGGCACCTGCGATACCCGCGAACTTCATCGGACAGGTCGTTACCTTACGCCCGATAAATCGAGCCTTGTAGAAAAATTAAACAGCTACTGGATGCGCCAAACAGCAAGTAACCAGtcaatcctggtcacggcaccaaaaTTGTGTTGGCGCTTGCCCTACGTTGtgtattttgcagaaaaaaaaggaaatgacGACAGCCGGCAGCAAACGTGTATAGCAGGCGGGAACGACGACAGCCGGCGGCTGCTGGATAATAACCACCAAAGAGGGTGGTAGTGGATCGGAattttcacttttctatgaaTAGCACTGAAGTCACCGTATTAGGCACTATAACTTAGAGATTTATTTCAGGCTAAACGGGTCCAACTAATAACTAACTACACAGGTAAGTATTGCAGAGTGGTAAGTATATTTGATTGCAGGATAACGAAGACGCAAGTTTTGCGTTCACTCTTGTTACTGGTTCGATCTGGACTGACTATCGTCCGATCGCTACCGACATTATTATGCGGCTGACGGGTGTCGTGccttttatcttttatcaaaTATAACCAACagaatgaaatttaaattgacACGGTTATGTGTATTCGTGTCCTTGTTTGTTTCTTTCTCTTTTCACCCTATGCAACGAATAGGCATTGCACATCGCTCGTGGCAACGTATTTGCTTATCATCTCTTTCTTGTGCTAGAGCTTTTTCGCCGGCTAGAACTGAGCGAACAATTGTCGCTGCGGTTAAGAGCTTTACGATTTGTATTAACACGCTAAATTGACTTATTACAAAGAATGTAATTTTAACTTCAAATTCATTGTTTTCATTTCGCTTACTCGATTAGCCATTCTAATTTCTAACTTGTTTACTGTAATCCCTACAATATTCCCCTTCTCTACTATTtcctttataaaaatatttaaacgaTTCGGAGTTGGTGTTTAATTTAtgctattaaaaatgtaataatcatcatcatcatccttaACATCGTCACCATCCTGACCATAATCATACttatcagcatcatcatcattatcgatAACACGGATCTTTATGATTCTTATTGAAATTGGTAACCCGATTCTAATGCGTTTCCGTCAGGCTCGTCAGGCTCGAGACTGAACGTCTGAAGCTTGATTGTGCAACCAGCCTCTCGCTCTATTTTATTATGCTGCCTGTAAATAATCTAGTCGCCTACTGATACAAATAGGGCAACAATGCAGCTGCATatatccgtattgctatatgcacaaattattctgTGATTATCAGACACTTGCAATAAATTACAGGAAAAAAATCTTCGAACCatattttaaaagttatgtaaagTATGTGTATGCCTTTCATTATAATTCAAATATAATCAAATTAGAACGATTccttttcattcatttttaatcCAATTAGAATCTAGACATATAATTCCTTTTGTTGATCAATTTATTGCGGTTAATGCAGATCGAACTGTAAATAGTTATGTAACTGTTGTCATTTTTGACAAGTCTcttgttcgattggacttatttttgacaactgattctgcACGATTGGAATTTTCGATTAGGTGGCGATTCTAGTATTTCTAGCTTTCTATATGGTTTACACAAAATagaa contains these protein-coding regions:
- the LOC128745463 gene encoding uncharacterized protein LOC128745463, with the protein product MAVQPLERQLRSRRSTLLASLGRAEAFDADFDVQRDQTQVTLRLQYLSGIWDNLEAVQAQLEDIEASPEGQAEHAAARADFESRLFAIKASLISKLPSVPASQSPQPSRSSSTLSGIKLPTISLPEFDGDYKQWLAFHDTFLALIHSNSEVPDIQKFHYLRAAVKGEAAKLIESIGISSANYALAWQTLEGRYSNDYLLKKRHLQALFDIPCMKKESATTLHGLLDEFERYVKILHQLGERTGSWGTILEYLLCTRLHDSTLREWENHASTVENPDYTCLIDFLQRRTRVLDSISVNHNHASNPASVTPANTSKRPFHSQYRLSSYSSTANSVGSKPTERCGVCGQPHMAIKCPKFNQLTFGERQQLVQSKRLCHNCLKTGHMVRNCLSNSSCHKCNRRHHTLLHSTQGDGSRRTIEATASSSTLPENSQPDELTAATASAQSSVPATENLASGSRFVGQRIAAKSHHRSNGSNSSLKKGSC